Part of the Echeneis naucrates chromosome 18, fEcheNa1.1, whole genome shotgun sequence genome is shown below.
CCGCTTGGTACACGCAGACCCATATCCGGGTTCAGCTGGTCTCCCCCTACCAGAACCAAGGCGTCTTTGGGCCGTCTGACCCGactctgctctttgttttcctggtGGCTGAAACCAAATTCTCTGAGCGCCGAGCCGTACAGTTCAACTTCTTTGTTTCCAAAGCACTCCATGCGCAGGTTGATGGCCCTGACTTCTCTGAATTCTCGAAAGGTCATGAGGGGAAAGCGGACCGCAGTCATCAGCGAACCAGCTTGGCTCAACCTCTCCTCGGGATCGGCCTCGATCCAAGAGGCCACAGCTCGGAATACAGCCAGCTCCGAGGGCACGCAGAGCCCATCGCAGCAGAGGAAGTCCAGAAGCTTCTCTGCTTGTAGGTCCTGAAACTTTGCTGTGGACGACACCTCCCAGAAGTTCCTCAGCACAAAGTCATTGGCCTCTTCAAGGAGCTCCGACATCCCGTATGCTTCGGCAAAAGAGGCAATGTCCAAGCAAGAGCTGGCATCTATTTCCTGTTGCATGAAGTCCAGGCAGAGCAGGAGGGCAGACGGGAACTGGAGCTGCAGGGCGGTGCAGGCGATCTCGAACACACAGTCCCAGCTGAGCGAAAGGTTTCCGCTGTAGGAGAAACCGATAAGAGCCTCCAGCTCACACGCTGGCAGGAAGGGAAGGCTGATGGAGGCCTGCTGCGATTCCCTCATCCCGGAGGTGAACATGCCACGGAAGTAGTCGCTGCTGGCTGCCAGGATAACTCTGTGAGCTAGAAATACGTAGAAATAAGAGCATAAAATcgaaaaaaaatgttattaaattaaaattacaaaatgattGCAGTCCTAAAAATGACACTAACCATGAAATACAGCCCCATTCACGTCCAGAATCACATCACATCTTACTCTGTCTGCTCGCAGCTTTCCAACGGACTGACGAGTGATCTTCATCTCTTctggagcagacagagagatcTTTAGCTTTTCCTTCTTGGCACGTCCATCTTCTTTCGCCCTTTCCTCTTTGGTGCAGAGATCCAGCACTCTGGGGACCCccagcagctgagctgcagccctGATGCTGGCCACGGTGTCTTTGTTTAAAGAAAATACCGCCCCTGTGTAGGCGAACTCCACAACTGCCTGAAGGCCGACGTGATCCACCTCAGCACCCAGAGACATGGACCAGCTGTCCAGTCCGACGTCCCTCAGCCTCTCCGCGATGAGGGAGCTGACAGCCGCCAGGATGGGGGAGTGTAGGTGAAAGCTGCTTCCATCCTCAGTGGTCAGAGTCAGATCTGTGAGAAGAGACGAATCCCGGAGTTCCTTCAAGGCCCTGAACATCTCATGAGGAGAGCTTTCCCTCCGACACGTACAGCCGTCATCTCCAAATCCTTCCTCGCTCATGAGCTCCCCAACGCCCTGCTGACCTGTACCGCTcattttgacctctgacccctcatTTTCTCCCCCTCCACTCGACAGCCCCATCCTGGCATCATTGTAGGCCACAATCCTCCTGAACTCACGGTTTTCTCGCTCTATCCCTTCTCCGCCTTCTTCGACcactcttttcctcctctccttctctctcctccaccgcTCTTCCCATTCCATTGGCAGGTAACGCCGGGTGAACTCCATTTCAGTAGCCGGACTTAACTTTCCTTTTAAGATGAAAAGGTTCGCGGTATTTCTTTAGTATTTATAATTGTTGATAGAATATTGCAAAACTTTCATTTGCAACGTTCACTCATTTCATTTGCCTCCTCAAATCTTCCTTTCTCCCTCAAACACTTCCCCTCTCTCCGACTTAACTTTCCTTACTGCATAAACAAGCAGCTATTTATAGCCACTGGGTCAGGGAGCTTCAGTTTCATGTGAACGTTCGCCGAGGAGAGAAATGGAGATTCACTTTATTGTCATGACACGATGAATGAGGTAGACAGGAAGTCAAAGACTTCCATACTGTAGATCCGGTTCAGTGATGACCTTGCAATTAAAACAAGAAGGAAGCTTGTGTTTATGCACAATCATATGTTTATTTGTACATTGTTTGTTGGCAGTACTATTGCAACTTTAAaccacaaattaaaataataatccatTTGCGTCATAAACAAGAAGCCACGCGCCAAAGTTGGTTAGATTATCTGATGTCTAGATGTAGATGAAAACCCCAAACAAGAATTAAGATGGACTTTTGAATAAATTGCTTTCACAGCAGTCAACAGTTAGATTATAGTTTCCAATTAACGTCAAATCACTTTTCAGAAATCCAGTGTCATGGTTTCACCGTTGTTTGAGAGAGAATAAAGTCTATTAGAGGATAAAAAAATTAAGGCTTGCTTTGAATACTATAAGAGGGTGTATCAGCTTTGTAAACaatacattatttttaaaaatacttagCTGTAATCCAAGCTGATTATTTAATCATTCTATCAGACAGATTTAattaaatgactgaatgttGCACCCTcaacaaaaattatttcacGCAGCTCCAACACTTGAAGGAGTGTTTAGGGTTAAGTGTaattgagattaaaaaaaaaaaaaataccatcaACTTACAGCACTAACTTTTTCACATTCTACTAAAAGATCAGTGAACCTAGACTTTCagatttttcctctttcttttcaggtAAAGGTGATGAGATACTCAGGGTAGGCCTGGTCATCGTGGAAAATCACAAACTTGCTGGGCTGCTGCTGACTGTCCACCAAACTGTCGAAACAGTCGGTGGGGTCCGGTCCACGAGGAGGGGGCGCTTTCATGTCTGCTTTACCGACCGTGTATCGGCCGGTCAGGACACGAGCGACGTACAGCCGCCTCAGGCCTGACGTGTCTGGTGTGGAGAAAAACGTGGCTGAGTAGTTTGCATTGACAGCAAAGTACACTCCTTTTCCAAAGACAGCAGCTGTGATGGGAAAAGACATAAATATTTCAGCCATGACGTTTCATGCTATACGTTAATATCCAAACATGTCTCTCCTTGCCGTTGGTTCCTGCGAAGCTCCTGTCAAAGCGGTCCTTCTCAATGATGTCGCAGGACTTGGCTGATGTGCCGTGGTAGAGAGACATCTCCCTGAGATCTGCCTCCCCGTTTTTGGTGAGTATACGCTGCTTGCACAGACTGTAGGCATGCCACTGGAAGAAGTTCTGTACACGCTCGATCTGAGATCAGAAGACAAATCCATCAGTTAATTACTCCTTTATTCTTAAAAGCTGATGggaaactgtttttatttcagcttaATCACCTTTTGAATGTTGTATTTAGCTGTTTTGTGGAAACCCTGGGCGACGTTCTGATATTCCTGCGAGTTGGGATTTAGTTCGACCCTTTTACTTATTTCGTTGCTCATGGGATCCCAGTGCGCTGGCAGCTCTAAGGCTGAAGCAGAGGTCACACAGATAGATGTTAGAGCTCTGAAACACGGTAACTGAAAGCTACAGACTGTGACACACCTGCTGTCTCGTTCCTTTTCACTTTGCGTGTGATCCTTGTCTGCAGGTTTGTGGCTTCCTTCTTCGTCAGGTTTACCGTCACCATCGCTCCGCCCGGGGCCGTCAGATCTACAGACGGCTTCTGTTTCAGGTGGCTGTACTCCAGCAGGTAGTTTTGACGCAGGCTCAGCTCCTGCCAGGATCCGTCTGCGTCCTGCATCAACCACTGGACACGAAGAGCCACcattgcttcttctttttcctgcagGTATTGACTAAATGCTTTGTGTACTGTGGTGTTTACGAGCTCAGTGACGCTCAGAACGTCCTCTTTGAGGCCCCTCACAACGTAGACCTCTTTTCCTGAGCCGGAGTTGTCTCTTGCTTCGGCTCTAGcgctgcctcctcctctgttgACGGTCTCAGGAACTTGTTGCAGACTTATCCCTGCAACTCTGACTTTTGCCAACACTGCCTGCAGCACCATGTCGTCAAGCCTGCAAAAATCAAGCTCAAGCTCTCGCTCGATCAGCTGCTTTTGCAGGATGTTCTCCAAGTCGCTCTTGATGGTCTTCATGACGTCTGCGCCACAACAGATCACACTTAGTACAGCTGGCTGTGGCTGAGAGAAGAGGATGGTTTCTCTTTCTGGTCCGAAAATTGGACGTGCAGATTTTGAATTCTTTTCTTCCCATTCCTTAAACTTCAGTTTagctttttctaaaaaaaaaaaagaaaaagaaaaggaaagaaatgagaaaaggagaagagtTTTTGTGTCAGTTCACTTATTTGGGTCTAATATCTAAATATCTAAATTTGCCTATCTGTCATTCCCACAAGTCTTTGTGGTTGGTGCTAATTTGCAGGTATGGAAATCTGTACTATTCGATTAAAGTCAGCGGCCAGATATTATTTTCTCTATCCTCGTTCagtttttgcacacacacacacagacacacacaccaaaaaaaaaaaaaagagaggaacatTCAGGGAATCCATGAATCCTTTTTGTGGctttcacatgcaaacagaccTATCAGGGTGAGGGGGCGGGGGGCGACTTGTCCGAAACGATTCTCCAGCTCTGACCTGcaaaaaaacatgtcagagaATTTAACCAAGATCGCCATATTAAAACATTCTGTTGTGTTGATTTGGACTGTATGGACGAGATCGAGCTCGGACCTGAAAGCCTGGAAAACCGATTTCTGCAGGATGACAATGTGGATGAGTGAGAGAGACTTGGGTTTCAGTTTATTGATAGCCAGTGCCAGGCCATCCAGTAAGGCTTGGCAAGCTTTGACAGGGTCCATCCTGGCTGCACCTGGTGGAATACAAAGACACCTGGTTAGtgttattttcacttcatttccttttcaacaCGTTGTTTTACCTTTACTTGCCATGTTTCAAATTTTACACAACTGACCAaattaaaaccattttttttttgataatcaAAATGAGTTActgataaaatacacacacatccactcataaacacacacatacacgcggTACGAACCGGTGTTGATGGCAGGTAGGGCGACCGAGCGGTAGCCTTTGCTCTCACAATGCTTCAGTATCCTTTTGCAGTTCTTCCGAAACACGTCAGGACTAGCACTGAAGTTAGCATGGATGATTTCTCGACAGCCAAGTTGCCCTGGTCCAGTGGTGCAGTAGAAATTTGTAGGTATGccagctgccaaaaaaaaaaaggcaaccaTCAGAGGAAAAGCACCTTATCAAAAATGGTCGGTAATTCAGTTACTGTTTCCACACAGATGACACGATTTAGTTCTTTCACTCATGTTTTAACCCcaaccacacaaaaacaagaggCTGGAC
Proteins encoded:
- the LOC115059096 gene encoding kelch-like protein 33; amino-acid sequence: MEFTRRYLPMEWEERWRREKERRKRVVEEGGEGIERENREFRRIVAYNDARMGLSSGGGENEGSEEGFGDDGCTCRRESSPHEMFRALKELRDSSLLTDLTLTTEDGSSFHLHSPILAAVSSLIAERLRDVGLDSWSMSLGAEVDHVGLQAVVEFAYTGAVFSLNKDTVASIRAAAQLLGVPRVLDLCTKEERAKEDGRAKKEKLKISLSAPEEMKITRQSVGKLRADRVRCDVILDVNGAVFHAHRVILAASSDYFRGMFTSGMRESQQASISLPFLPACELEALIGFSYSGNLSLSWDCVFEIACTALQLQFPSALLLCLDFMQQEIDASSCLDIASFAEAYGMSELLEEANDFVLRNFWEVSSTAKFQDLQAEKLLDFLCCDGLCVPSELAVFRAVASWIEADPEERLSQAGSLMTAVRFPLMTFREFREVRAINLRMECFGNKEVELYGSALREFGFSHQENKEQSRVRRPKDALVLVGGDQLNPDMGLRVPSGELWFANSLRSGTGLVKEIEWRRLSEIPDMPKFRHGVAVMEAKLYVFGGCYFYAKDNIMKTAYSYDPLQDGWRRLTDMHEFRSNFSVVANEKRLYAIGGDKEINTNVDSVEMYNPDTDSWSVVHPLDQALSGYAAAAVNGGIFISGGFNCKYVCLPSLLLYHPERGTTYLADMANERAQHCMEALRGRLYVSGGVCNLREFYTDQQACEVYDPVTDSWTAFASLPVPHVGAASAILEEKIYILGGYCQDDYSESGLVHRFDPGRQQWENMGKLPGAVTDLRACLLRLPQHFRHQSGL